The following proteins are co-located in the Sulfitobacter guttiformis genome:
- a CDS encoding AMP-binding protein produces the protein MALIECPAGQPASVPALLDRNAKMFADAPAYREKEYGIWQSWTWSETRDEVEALALGFLELGLNEGDFVAIIGRNRPYLYWAMMAAEKCGAVPVPLYQDANAEEMAYVMSHCGARFAIVGDQEQVDKIFEVRDQLPEFERIIYLDPRGLRKYDHDVLDQYAAVQDMGRANREKHKAELDARQAKLDYDSTGVMLYTSGTTGKPKGVVLSNRNIIETAKSSSEFDKLRQSDDILAYLPMAWVGDFIFSVGQALWTGFCTNCPESAETMHVDLREIGPTYYFAPPRVFETQLTNVMIRMEDASRFKKKLFDYYMGVARKVGADILDGKEVGLIDRLNYRMGEAFIYGPLKNTLGFSRVRVGYTAGEAIGPEIFDFYRSLGINLKQLYGQTEATVFITAQPDGQVRSDTVGVTCPGVELKIADNGEVFYRSPGVFVEYYKNAQSTADTKDSEGWVATGDAGFIEPDTGHLRIIDRAKDVGKMASGTLFAPKYVENKLKFFPNILEAVVFGNGKEECTAFINIDLTAVGNWAERNNIGYASYQELARHPQVMQQIQEHVEAVNASVAEDEMLSGCQLHRFVVLHKELDADDGELTRTRKVRRRIIEEKYADIIAALYDGSTQVSTETEVTYEDGRKGSIKATLEVRSAKIFADNRKMAAE, from the coding sequence TTGGCTTTGATTGAATGCCCCGCGGGGCAACCCGCGTCCGTTCCTGCATTGCTGGACCGCAATGCAAAGATGTTTGCGGATGCGCCTGCCTACCGCGAGAAAGAATATGGTATCTGGCAGAGCTGGACCTGGAGCGAGACCCGTGATGAGGTCGAGGCACTGGCGCTGGGGTTTCTGGAGCTTGGACTGAATGAAGGTGATTTCGTTGCCATCATCGGTCGGAACCGGCCCTATCTCTATTGGGCAATGATGGCAGCCGAGAAATGCGGTGCAGTTCCCGTGCCTTTGTATCAGGACGCCAACGCAGAAGAGATGGCTTATGTGATGAGTCATTGCGGTGCGCGGTTTGCGATCGTTGGTGATCAGGAGCAGGTCGACAAGATTTTTGAAGTGCGCGACCAATTGCCTGAATTCGAGCGTATCATATATCTCGATCCGCGTGGTTTGCGTAAGTACGACCATGATGTGCTGGACCAATATGCGGCAGTACAAGATATGGGCCGTGCTAACCGCGAAAAGCACAAGGCAGAGCTGGACGCACGGCAGGCCAAGCTGGACTATGACAGTACCGGCGTAATGCTTTATACATCTGGCACGACCGGAAAACCCAAGGGCGTGGTGCTGAGCAATCGTAACATCATTGAGACGGCCAAATCGTCATCCGAATTTGATAAGCTTCGCCAATCCGACGACATTCTGGCCTATCTGCCGATGGCATGGGTCGGTGACTTTATTTTTTCGGTAGGGCAGGCGCTGTGGACAGGGTTTTGTACGAATTGTCCGGAAAGTGCGGAAACCATGCATGTGGATCTGCGCGAAATCGGGCCAACTTACTATTTCGCGCCACCGCGGGTTTTCGAGACGCAGCTTACCAATGTGATGATCCGCATGGAGGATGCGAGCCGGTTCAAGAAAAAGCTTTTTGATTACTACATGGGTGTAGCGCGCAAAGTCGGGGCAGATATTCTTGATGGTAAAGAAGTCGGCCTGATTGACCGGCTAAATTACCGCATGGGCGAGGCCTTCATTTATGGTCCGCTCAAAAATACCTTGGGGTTCAGCCGTGTGCGTGTGGGATATACCGCAGGTGAGGCAATCGGGCCGGAGATTTTCGATTTTTACCGAAGCTTGGGGATTAACCTCAAGCAGCTGTACGGCCAGACGGAAGCGACTGTGTTTATCACTGCGCAGCCCGATGGTCAGGTGCGCAGTGACACGGTGGGTGTGACCTGCCCCGGTGTGGAGCTGAAAATTGCCGATAATGGAGAGGTGTTCTATCGCTCGCCAGGGGTGTTCGTAGAGTATTACAAGAACGCGCAGAGCACGGCAGATACCAAGGATTCCGAGGGCTGGGTCGCCACGGGAGATGCCGGATTTATCGAGCCTGACACAGGGCATTTACGGATTATCGACCGTGCAAAAGACGTGGGCAAAATGGCCAGCGGCACCTTGTTTGCGCCCAAGTATGTCGAGAATAAGCTCAAGTTTTTCCCTAACATTCTGGAGGCAGTTGTTTTTGGCAACGGCAAGGAAGAGTGCACTGCCTTTATTAACATCGACCTGACGGCGGTAGGCAATTGGGCGGAGCGCAATAACATCGGATATGCCTCCTATCAGGAACTGGCGCGTCACCCACAAGTGATGCAGCAAATTCAGGAGCATGTGGAAGCTGTCAACGCATCTGTGGCCGAAGACGAGATGCTGTCAGGCTGTCAGCTGCACCGTTTTGTTGTGCTGCACAAAGAGCTGGACGCGGATGACGGAGAGCTGACGCGGACACGCAAGGTACGCCGCCGGATCATCGAAGAGAAATATGCAGATATCATTGCAGCGCTTTATGACGGGTCTACGCAGGTGAGCACCGAGACGGAAGTCACCT